The Tachysurus vachellii isolate PV-2020 chromosome 21, HZAU_Pvac_v1, whole genome shotgun sequence region tttctcttctgttttccCTCTCTGACTTTCTGACCTTTTGCCTGTCCCCGATTCCGATTCTGCCTTCTGTCTTACATAGTGGTTTGCCGATTCTGATCTTTGCCTGTCTGACTTTGCCTGtgtttagaaaataaactcttactgctgcaaatggatccacagccgtatgcctcctccttaTTACAGGTATTAAGGAGCTCAGGTATGTGCAAGTCCAGGTTTTTAGACCTGGGGAGCAAATGGGACTGAAGAGTATAGAAAGAGTTGGAACAGGCAATACATGAGGAATATCTGTTTCATCcagattatatattatatatattactgtTTTGGATGCATACAGTAGTTGCCCTCGAGCTCTtagctctttttatttatttattttttttatcaaatgcTGAAAGAGCACTACAGTGATCGTTTTAGAATAACATGAGCAACATACGGCTCAGAAAATTATACAGGATTTTTAAGGGATCTCTGAGATAGGATCAAAATGGCACTTAGTGTAGAAAAGCCTATTTTAAGGCTTATTTTAAACGTGAAAACTTTTAATCGCTTGTTGTCAGGCATAGagacaaaaaaagctttttttcctctgtctaATTAGGCAAAGAAACGGGTTACAGATAAGCCGTGTTCAGCCACGTCCACgtcaattcaatttgatttgtaTAACACTATTAAGAATGAGCATTGtattaaagcagctttatggaAATCCAGATCTAGATTTATATTAAAGCTTTCATGAGCGTGCTACTGTAGAGTGAGGAAGAACGATGACATGAAGAAGAACCCTTTAAAGCAAACAGAACCCATCCTCTTCCATGACACAGAATAACGGGATTATAAATTCTTCTACAGCTGTAAAAAGACCAACAGTAACATGTGAGTTTAAAGAGTGTTCAGTATGTACAGGCTGTAAATACTGGGATGAGCACAAGAGAGAtgttatgattacagcagcagtgctTAGATATATATCATAATAGAGGTGAGATTGTCCACTTAGGTATCCGAGATGTTATTATTAACTTTCAGTTGTCAAAATAAGAACGTATCTGAAGTATCCAGTTTTCAAAGGAgtggtttgttattttaaaagtcCTCCACTGACTGCAAGACTAACTAAAATTTACAGGCTTTCCTCCATCTGACCCCCCTCTGCCGAAGCAATTTATGATTCATAACGTTTATGGAAAGAGTAAAGACGTCTTTTATACTTTAACTTTTATATAACAGACCTACAGCAAATCCTTAAAATTACAAACTGCACATTTAACCCAGCAAATACTAACTATaggattttataaaaatgtagaaacTGGCATTTTCAATAGTAACAAACTTCTCAGTGCACCACTCATATaacacagcttttttttgtctatgCTTGTGCCCCTTGGCTTGGGAGTCAGGCAATAATGTAAAGGTCtttgaaaaacaaataacattGCAGCTTTGCAGCTCACTCATCATTTTCTGCTCAGCTTACTGGCGTGTCTGTGAAACAGCAAGGCTCAGATCTGACATGTTACTCATTACTCCTCCAACTCGTCTGCAAACACCATCATCCAGTGCAGTCTTGCGTTAAACCGCAAACCCCAAACTGGTCTACACCACCATTGTCAAGGTACACAATGGCTTTTGGTTGAGAAGTTTTTATGTTGCTTAAGTGCTTATGCTAATAGGTACTGCTTAAAATGTAGGTGCACAAATTTGAGCACATGTTCCATCTCATGCGAATCTTCACGTGCTTTACCAATATTAGTTTCGAATTGGCATCAAAACGAATGTAGTGAGGACAGCAACGTTACTatacccccccccacacacacacacacacatacatacacactcacactctcacacacataaacacacatacacacacacacacacttaaatcaAAAGCTGTCTTGAGAAACACTTCCTGTGAGAAGGCGcacctccctctgtctctctctctctctctctttctccctctctctctttctccctctctctttctctccctccctcactctctctctgtgtctccatctctctccctccctctctatctttctccctcaccctctctctgtctctctctctccgtctctccctctctgcctctctctccctctctgtctctccctctatctctctatctctctacctccgtctctctctctctctctctctctctctctctctctctctctctctctctctcacacacacacactctctctctctctctctctctctctctcacacacacacacacacacacactctctctctctctctctctctctctctctctctcacacacacacactctctctctctctctctctctctctctcacacacacacacacacacacacacactctctctctctctctctctctctgcctggaAACCTGGAGGTCCAGTGGGACGTCTCCTGGTTGGTGCTCTAAAGGACACAGGCCAACCTTTAAGTTGGAGTGATTAAGCTGAAATCAGTTGAGACCGGGTGTCTGCCTGCCACCTGCTTAACTACAGGACACATTTAACCTACTCAGCTAATAGAAAGTGTCTCTGCCTGGACAGCCATCATGTATAACCTGCACGAAAGATCTACCACAATACAAGGGATGCCAGATTGCAGAAGGAAGTTGGATAGATGTCGATTAATCTTAGTCttactatatgtgtgtgtgtatatatatatatatcatagtatatattttaccaatctgtaaatgttaataaacactgtattttCAGGCCATTATCTACACAAAGCTCACGTTTCTCCAACCTTCTACTGATCATTAGAGACCACTGACATCTAGTGCACGTCACATATCAATACAACCTGCAAAGTTACGTTTGGTACAAAATGTATTGAAGTgaaaactgttttgtttttgtttgtttttttccttttgtggaAACATTGAGAATTCagtttaatcatttttgttttgtagtttTCGTATTTGCTGACACGACCTTTTTAATGCACGCGTAGGCctaggacttttattttgacaaacATGTTGGGAGTAGTTTGTAGTTTGTAGTTGTTGTGGATTGTGGTTTCCGGCTTCACCTTCTCCTGTAACATTGTTGATGTCCACATTTCCTATAGCAGTGATATGGACAGGATGgccgcctcctcctcctcctcctcctgcgaGAAACCTTCAGGCCCGAAAAAGAAAAGCGAGAAGAAAATTGCATGCAAAGAGGAATATAGATTATTGTCTAATATAATGGGAATGATGAATAACTTGAGGAAACAGGTAGGATAAATAGTCTGGTATAGATTTCTATTCTGCAGtaattactgtttatttattatcactacactatttattatttatttaatttattactgGGTTATAAAAACCCAGTAATAAATGgtatagtgagagagagaaagagagagagagagaaagagagatgtatatatagagagagagagacaaaggcaaagagagatagagagagagaaagagagatagagacagacagagagagacagacagatagagagagagacaaaggcaaagagagatagagagaaagaaagagagagacagacagagagaaagagagagactgaaagagagagacagacagagagagagagacaaaggcaaagagagatagagagagagagacaaaagcaaagagagatagagagaggcagacagagagagacagacagatagagagagagacaaaggcaaagagagatagagagaaagaaagagagagacagacagagagaaagagagagactgaaactgagagacagacagatagagagagagagacaaaggcaaagagggatagagagagagacaaaggcaaagagaggtagagagagagaaagtgagatagagagagagagacagatagagagagagacaaaggcaaagagagatagagagaaagaaagagagagacagacagagagaaagagagagactgaaagagagagacagacagagagagagagacaaaggcaaagagagatagagagagagagacaaaagcaaagagagatagagagagacagacagagagagacagacagatagagagagagacaaaggcaaagagagatagagagaaagaaagagagagacagacagagagaaagagagagactgaaactgagagacagacagatagagagagagagacaaaggcaaagagggatagagagagagacaaaggcaaagagaggtagagagagagaaagtgagatagagagagagagacagatagagagagagacaaaggcaaagagagatagagagaaagaaagagagagacagacagagagaaagagagagactgaaagagagagacagacagagagagagagacaaaggcaaagagagatagagagagagagacaaaagcaaagagagatagagagagacagacagagagagacagacagatagagagagagacaaaggcaaagagagatagagagaaagaaagagagagacagacagagagaaagagagagactgaaactgagagacagacagatagagagagagagacaaaggcaaagagggatagagagagagacaaaggcaaagagaggtagagagagagaaagagagatagagagagagagacagatagagagagagacaaaggcaaagagagatagagagaaagaaagagagagacagacagagagaaagagagatagagagactgaaagagagagacagacagatagagagagagacaaaggcaaagagagagagagagagataaagagagagatagatagatagatagatagatagatagatagatagatagatagatagatagacagattaGAGTTCGAATAGGAAGATAGTCTGTTGAAAATCATTATTCTTACAGAATATACCACAATATCAGGAATAATAATCAGAGGTAAAgcataaatcatacagaattcTGAATACTGAATGTAATCATGAAGATAAATCTGTACAGCTTTATAGATGAACGTGTTTAACTAAAGATGTGTCTAAAAGACTCTTTTTATCTTGTGTAGGGGATCTTGTGTGATGTTATACTGGTGGTTCAGGGGAAACACATCCTGGCACACAGAGTGGTCCTGGCTGCCGCAAGCCACTTCTTCAACCTCATGTTTACCAGTAATGACATGCTGCTTTTGTGTTGTAATGCAAATacaatgtttatttgtatagatgTTGGAAGAATCCAGCAGAAAGTTGAACTGGTTTGGGTTATAAGCCAAAAAGCATCAAATCTGAGTGGTAACGTTTGTCTCTGCGACAGCAAACATGATGGAGGCCACAAACCATGAGGTGGAGCTCAGAGGTGCAGAACCTGAGATCATCGAGCTGCTGGTGGAATTTGTCTACACGGCCCGGTAAGAAAACAGCTAAAGACTTTATACTGAGtcattatttacagtaaagaAATAGAGACACATCACaacatctttctgtctctctctctttttctctttatttttttaaagcatctcTGTCAACAGCAACAACGTCCAGTCTCTGCTGAATGCTGCTAATCAGTACCAGGTCGAGCCAgtaaagaaaatgtgtgtggaTTTTCTGAAAGATCAAGTGGATGCGACGAACTGCCTCGGTAAGGGCAGATACACACGATGCACTAAAGTAAACAACaaggttctttttttatttttatttttttaacaattttggGGAAAATATAGGGGAGTGTTTTTgatcatttgagtaaaaaaaatgttttaatttctatacaagaataataaagattttactAATATGAAATATTCATGAGGATTAAAACACTTAGCttttgacattgattattttccccccaaattaattaatctgtctttttttttaaaaccacaaCAGTTTGccaatgatttttatttattatttaataaattgttgataatgtttaatgttgtgggggggggcacggtgacttagtggttagcacgttcgcctcacacctccagggttgggggttcgattcccgcctccaccttgtgtgtgtggagtttgcgtgttctccccgtgcctcgggggtttcctccgggtactccggtttcctcccccggtccaaagacatgcatggtaggttgattggcatctctggaaaattgtccgtagtgtgtgattgtgtgagtgaatgagagtgtgtgtgtgccctgcgatgggttggcactccatccagggtgtatcctgccttgatgcccgatgacgcctgagataggcacaggctccacgtgacccgaggtagttcggataagcggtagaagatgagtgagtgagtgagtttaatgttgtgttaattaAAAGCTGTAGGAAAATTTTAAACACCATAAAATGAACCCTGCAGGTATCAGTGCGTTGGCTGAGTGTCTTCATTGTCCCGAGCTGAAGATTGCTGCGGACGAGTTCATCTATCAGCATTTCACAGACGTGTACAAACTGGACGAGTTCCTGCAGCTGGATGTGAAGCAGGTCACACATCTGCTTCACCAGGACACGCTGACCGTCAGAGCCGAAGACCAGGTGAACGAGATTCTAGTTATTTTGTAAGGCACATTGTTAAAAGTCAAAAAAGATTCGTTCtagatatttctataaaaatgaTTTGCCTGTCCTCCTGCAGATCTACGACGCTGCCGTGCGGTGGTTGAAGTATGACGTGTTAAATCGGCAGAAGTTCGTCGTAGACATCCTGAGCAAAGTGCGCTTCCCGCTCGTGTCCAAAAACTTCCTGAGTAAGACCGTGCAAGCCGAGCCTCTCATCCAGGACAATCCCGAGTGCCTCAAAATGGTCATCTGTGAGTCGCTTTAACCGCACTGATCATTCAGGCATAAAGAAAACAATTAAGGAGTTATTATTTTTAGGATGGAATTTTATTTGCAATAGCAGCGTGTATTCATAAGGAGTGATACGATTCGTACAATCAGAACGGATCCTTGACCCGAAACCCTCTTGACACGGCGCACTAAACATAGCGTGTGAACGTAGCCGATGTTATGATGAAATGCTAGTTGATGAGGCATCTTTCCtgttttttgtgcatgtgttcaCGTGGGTGTGGGTCAGGCGGAATGCGTTACCATCTCCTGTCTCCTGAGGACAGAGAGGAACTGGGCGAGAGCAGTCGTCCACGCCGCAAGAAACATGACTTCCGCATCGCACTGTTCGGTGGCTCACAGCCACAGTCCTGCCGCTACTTCAACCCCAAGGTGCAAAACTGTCACCTGTTACTGACATGTATAGACAAGCTGCTTTAGATATCCGTAAAGCAGCggtcagaacaaacacacatcatattCACTCGATTCACTGAAAGGGAAAGGTGTACACGGGGTGTAAATGGCACCGGTGCTTCTGGTAGTGGttactttcacttcactttaaaTTTAAAGATGAATTCAAGAGCCTCGGGTTTGTGAGACAATTGGAATACACCAAGTACAGGACAGTGGGCTGTTCTTATTTCACCAGACTCGCTGGTTCTTGTTGCTTGGTGAACATCTGGGAGGAAACAAGCATTTTTGCATTTCTGCAACTGTGTCATATTAAATGAGGTATAAAGCTTTAGAAGGCAGTGATCTGTTCTCTTCTCCTACACTGAGCCTTGACACGTGCGTCTCTGTTCTTTATGGGCGTTTTCAGGACTACAGATGGACAGATATCCGCTGCCCCTTTGAGAAACGGCGAGACGCTGCTGCCGTTTTCTGGGACAACGTGGTGTACATCCTGGGAGGATCGCAGCTTTTCCCCATTAAAAGAATGGACTGTTACAATGTGGTTAAGGACAGCTGGTATTCCAAACTAGGGCCTCCGAACCCCAGAGACAGTCTGGCAGCCTGCGCATCCAAGGGCAAGATCTACACCTCAGGTGGCTCAGAAGTGGGTGAGTTTGTAGAGGAAGTGGAAAACTTTCAACAACTGGCGTTAGATCTCATTTATTTAGGACAACTTTGAGCAtatagtttttcttttaatgggATACCTTTGTTTATGGTAATCAAACATTctctacagatgtttagttCTAGCAGCACTTTTATTTCCGAACTAAACACTAGACAATATGACAATCTATTTTTCAAGCATTCTATTTTTATAGCATTGCTTATAAAGACTGCAAGATCTGTCTAACCTTTtgccgtatgtgtgtgtttgtgtcatagGAAGATCTGTCTAaccttttggtgtgtgtgtgtttgtgtcatagGAAGATCTGTCTAaccttttggtgtgtgtgtgtgtttgtgtgtcacagGAAGCTCTGCACTGAACCTGTTTGAGTGCTATGACACTCGGACAGAGACGTGGCAGAACAAACCCACCATGCTTCAGCCTCGCTGCAGCCACGGCTCTGTGGAGGCGAACGGCCTGATCTACGTATGTGGAGGCAGTCTAGGGAATAACGTATCCGGCAGAGTCCTCAACAACTGTGAAGTCTACGACCCCAACACAGACGAGTAAGGTGTTACAAACCCCACTTTCAAAGTGCTCGTTAGAGAAGGGGGCAAGTAACATAAAAGGACACGGTAGTCAAAAGGACAGTTTTAGCTGTTTATTAATTCCGCTGCATTCACGCGTCACAGGCAACTATATGTTACAACAGAAAACATTCACGAACACAAacttttaacaaacaaacacacagaacaaccagaaagagaaaatacaaattaaaccaAAAAGACACAGCTTATCAGCAACGGCTGGACATCAAGACGCACACGAAGCTCAGTTAAACACAACAGGCCGTCAGCATAAATTCGGGGCGGAGCGGGGCGGAGCGGGGCGGAGCTTACCCTCGGGAAAAGAGAAGAGACCAAATCAATACAAAGAAACACACCACACTAAaatagtataaataataaagtcttAGGCTGTAACAAAGGACATCTCTCTCGCACACTGATCTCAGATACAGTTCCAGGTTCAGTCCTGAAGACTTTATGCTCTGCACATGGACAGTATGGTTTGTTTAATTTCACATGCCTGCTTCGGTGGCCTCGTACAAAACTGTACCTGAACACAAAGCCCTGTAATGAGAAATAGTTTTCAAATGGCTAAGTCCTTTTGGATGGTGATTCTGATTGTATGGATTAGGTTAGAAATCAATGTAAAATCAAGAAAACACAATATTCAGAGAAGCATTTTGCACAGATTTGAACCAAGacatgtcacgtgacgtcatcatgACACCCATTCAGCCCTTTTTAACTCACGCGTGTCGAATATGAGTAGAGCTATTATAGAAAGTTATTACATTACAGTTATTACATGTCTTTACTGGTcataatttaaaagaagaatcctgttaTCACTCATATTATTGTAGCTATAAACTGAGCATCCAGGATATACATCTTTAAGTTGTTACgatataataatcattttatattcGAGCAGTAATATAAACCTTGCAGCTggaattttacagaaaaatgaaTCCGCCCCTTTAGAAGGGATTAAAAACGCCAGCTTGTGATTGATTTTGATTGATCTAAATAAGGTTTTGCATAAATTGTGAAAAAATCTATACACCGTTGCACATCATCATATCATCGTATCAGTCAGATGATGTATTTGGTGAAGAAAGTGTATATGGTTTGAGGATTAACCTGTATCTATTCCTCTCAGATGGAGAGTGCTGTGCGGTATGAGGGAGGCCAGGAAGAACCATGGCCTGGTGGTGGCCAACTCGAGGATCTACGCTGTGGGCGGACAGAACGGCCTCGGTATGTTACCTCTACACAGACAACCTGCACCTTGCTGAAATATTAAGTATTATGTTGTGaatgcggggggcacggtggcttagtggttagcacgtttgcctcacgcctccagggttgggggttcgattcccgcctccgccttgtgtgtgtggagtttgcatgttctccccgtgcctctggggtttcctccgggtactctggtttcctccccccagtccaaagacatgcatggtaggttgattggcatttctggaaaaattgtctgtagtgtgtgattgcgtgagtgaatgtgtgtgtgtgccctgcgatgggttggcactccgtccagggtgtatcctgccttgatgcccgatgacgcctgagataggcacaggctccccgtgacccgaggtagttcggataagcggtagaagatgaatgaatgttgtgaaTGCCGTAGTTCACTTTTTTTGAGGTTATAgtagaaaagtgaaataaaaaaaaacattatgacATTCACGCTGAGGATGAATATAAAGTatatgaataatttattattattattatttttattcttattcttattatattataaatcctTGATATACACCGTTATACATATATTTCATACTGTAGGTGGTCTGGACTCAGTGGAGTATTATGAAATAGGCAGTAACGAGTGGAAAATGGCATCACCGATGCCGTGGAGAGGTGTGACGGTGAAGTGTGCAGCCGTGGGCTCAATCATCTACGTGCTGGCCGGATTCCAGGGAGTGGGCCGTTTGGGTCATATCATGGAGTACCACACGGAGACGGACAAGTGGGTGATGCTGAGCAAAGAGCGTGCCTTCCCTGTCACCAGCTGCCTCATCTGTGTCGTAGACACCTGCGGAGCCAACGAGGAAGAAATGAGCTCTTTTCATGAACCTTTACCATCAACATCCTCAGCCAAATCCACATGTTCAGCTCCTACAGCACACGGAAAATGCTGAGATAGAGAATGATTGGAATggaatatttgtgtattttatgtatAGCTTTTGATGTAcagacttttttattatattgtttttgtgcAGCTTCCTCTTAAGACGTTTACCATTATGATTTTGTTCTAATTTCTAATTCTAATTTGGgttggttggtttgttttatttgctatttGTTAACCTTTGCTTTTATATTCAAGCTTTAAATGCCTGTTAGAAAttgtgttagtgtcagtaaaaaaaataataattttccatttTCTAATTCAAACAATACACCACTTTTCACATAAAAGCATAATGATGCTGTTTTGGTTTTACCTACAGAAGAAAACAGCgatcatttctcttttttttatgtcatttctcCTTcctttatgaatttttttaagaAGACGTTTGCACAGATTTTCATCAGGAGAGAGAGCTCATGATTGTTATCCTTTGTTTAAGTGATATAAAACAGACCCGTTTATTATGAAAACTTTGTACGTTCGGTAAAATAAAtgcagttcctttttttttgacaaactgTAAATTTATAATGCACCATGTTGCAGGGTTATGTGtaggtatgtactgtatatatgttgaCAGCAAAAGTCAGTAATAATATCCTCATTTTACCTGATAGACTAGTAATTGACGTCGTTACTGAGAAgagaccaaccctgtgaggacAAGGAGGAGAtgtcaactccatgtggtctctgaAGACAACAActtcctaatcaatacacaattgtcagactgtatgtGACTGTAGGCtgcattattcataataacactctccggtgtttataacagt contains the following coding sequences:
- the klhl7 gene encoding kelch-like protein 7, giving the protein MDRMAASSSSSSCEKPSGPKKKSEKKIACKEEYRLLSNIMGMMNNLRKQGILCDVILVVQGKHILAHRVVLAAASHFFNLMFTTNMMEATNHEVELRGAEPEIIELLVEFVYTARISVNSNNVQSLLNAANQYQVEPVKKMCVDFLKDQVDATNCLGISALAECLHCPELKIAADEFIYQHFTDVYKLDEFLQLDVKQVTHLLHQDTLTVRAEDQIYDAAVRWLKYDVLNRQKFVVDILSKVRFPLVSKNFLSKTVQAEPLIQDNPECLKMVICGMRYHLLSPEDREELGESSRPRRKKHDFRIALFGGSQPQSCRYFNPKDYRWTDIRCPFEKRRDAAAVFWDNVVYILGGSQLFPIKRMDCYNVVKDSWYSKLGPPNPRDSLAACASKGKIYTSGGSEVGSSALNLFECYDTRTETWQNKPTMLQPRCSHGSVEANGLIYVCGGSLGNNVSGRVLNNCEVYDPNTDEWRVLCGMREARKNHGLVVANSRIYAVGGQNGLGGLDSVEYYEIGSNEWKMASPMPWRGVTVKCAAVGSIIYVLAGFQGVGRLGHIMEYHTETDKWVMLSKERAFPVTSCLICVVDTCGANEEEMSSFHEPLPSTSSAKSTCSAPTAHGKC